The nucleotide sequence TCATTTTTCAGCTTGACAAGCAACAAGTTCCGTTGCACTAGCTCGTTCACGTAACCATCCGCGACCTCCTCCATCGTGCCATGCCCTGTTTCCACTATCAAACCTTGGGCTATCCACTCTCTGATAAGAATCTTCCTTTTGATAAAGAAATCCTCAGGGTATACACTGCAATAGAGGAAACATCTCTTCAGGCGGTATGGTAAGTCATCAATACTGAAATTCAGTACGCTCGCTACATGCCCAATTCCATGGTCATCTTTTTCATCCCACACAAGGCTATCATGGACGTTCTTCCAAGCAAATTCTGTTTTCTCCTTCAACAGAAGGAGGTTTCCAACTGATATAATCGCCAATGGCAGCCCACAGCATTTTTGCAGTATCTTGAGAGCCCAATTCTGCAGGTGATATGCGCACTCCTGGTTCGCATCTTCCCTGAATGTGGTGCTACAAAATAGAGACCATGCTTCATGTTCAGGGAGCGGCTGCAACATGATGGTCCTGTTGTCTGATGCCAGAGCAGCCACTTCTTGATTGCGTGTGGTGATGACTACTCGGCTCCCGGTTTCACTGTCAAGCAATGCACTGCGGAGCTGAAACCAGGCATCCGCATTCCAGACATCATCCAGCAAGAGGAAGTACCTTTTGTGAGCCAGATGCCCACGAAGAGCCTCGACTAGTGACCGGTAGTCCATCTCCTGTGTGTCCCCCAGCGCACTGTCTCGGACACCCCGATGAAGTTCCTTGATGATTCTCCTTATAAGGTCCTCCGTCGTGAAGTTCTTGGAGACGGTAACCCATGCGGTGCAATCGAAATTGCAGTTTGCAGCGATTTTCTTGTACACGTTAGTGGCAAGAGTAGTCTTGCCAACACCGCCCATCCCGCAGACGGCCACTATTATCCGCCGGGGGTTGGCGTCCCCGGTTAGCCATTTCATCAGTAACCTTGTGTGCTCGGCAAAACCGACGATTTCCCCTTCCACCACGAAGTGCGCCGCCTCCGATATGTTCCGGCAGATAGCGGCCGCCGCAGGAGCCGAGCTTGACGCAGATGCCTCGGTCGGCCGGATGCCAAGCTGCTCCTTCACGGCGGACAGGGCGCGGAGCCTCTCCCTTGCCTTCCGCAGGCGCCTTAGGAGGGCGAACCGGGCCGCTACGTCAGCGCAGGCACGGACGAAGCCGACGCTCGAGAGAAAGGTATACTCGTCGGTGACGTCCTCGAGCTCGAAGCCGACGTGGCGAACCTGGTTGACCCATGCGTCGACGAGCTCGTTGGTGCCGCGGTGGGAGTCGGCGAAGCGGAGGAAGGCGCGAAGGAGATCGAGGTCGCACGCGGCGGCGGCGATACCGGAGCGGATGGAGACAAAGGAGGCGAGGAAGACGGCCGTGCTGCGGCCTGTGCGGAGCAGCGCCGCGGCGACCTTGGCCGAGAGGGATATGGCGATCAGCTCCGCCATGGCTCGGCTCGTAGTAGGGTGATACGACTCATACGAGGTTCAAATTCAGCGACCGGTCGACGCGAGTATGGGAATAATTCGGATGGTCCCGAGCGCAGACAACGGACCGGCTCAACGTTTGCGCCGCACGCATGCTGACCACGCGATTAAAGTCGATCACGCGTCCATGCGAGGCTGCAGCATGTGTCCATTTGGGCGGAAGGAAACGAATATCTCTGCCTCGCTCCTCCATTATCTCCTCGACCACTCagacttttctctctctctctccctattaCTTGAGTGCAGTTTTGTGTAGTAGCGCGAGCTGTCTGATACTCACTctatttctttttagtctgcatataagatttgatcaaacttaaattttgtaaagtttgatcaactttataaaaaaatatcaacatctaaaacattaaagctatatggtatgaaattaatttcatgatgcatctaacaatattgatttcatattgtgaatcttgatgtttttttataaacttagtcaaagttaacaatgtttgactttgaccaaatcttatatgcagactaagaaaacggagggagtaccctaTACTAGGTGCCGTTCATAAAGTATTCAGTGGTACCGAGGTATGTACAATCGCTTTGCTCATTAGTAAAACAACGTTCTTAACTGGAATCCATTTGGGCCTACTCCTCCTGACATGCATCGGATTCCTAGCTGGGAGATATGTCCCTGTCAAAGTATCAGACTTTTTCTAGTTGGATCCTCTGTGCCTATGTTCTTTAGTAATATCTCATATTGGCCACAAGTGATCCTTGGTAGCTTCAACCTTCACTGCACGTCCACATGCCTGAGACATATTGGTGTGCTCCTATTTATGAGTAAGTACATGTTAGAGGAGAGTCTCTAGCTAAGGGGTTGTTTGGTTGATGTCCTGGACAGCGCGCCTGGCAAATTCGAGCGTCTGGCTCACGCCTGGGAAAGTGCAGCTTTGTGCCAAGCCTTGTTTGGCTTGTGACCATGCCTGGTGGTGAATAATGCATGTCACATCAGTGTATTTAGCTGTCTTTTCCTTCTCACATGCATGATTAGTACTCCCCGGCAGCACCCAAGCGTCCTTTCTCGGTTGCCTGGACCAGGCTAGTGACTCTCTCCTAGTTTCTAGACAGGCTAATGACGCATTGAGATTCTCAGGCCAGGCTAGCTTCAACTTATCCAGACACCAACTAAACAAAGTACAGGCAGAACTCAGACAAGCTTCAGGCCAGGCAAGTTTGCTCCGGGACAAGAACAAAAACAGCCCCTAAATCCCTGTGCATGGAGAAGAAGACATCTGTCTCAACCTCCTTTCTTGGAGGCCCACTTTGTGGTCTTCAGATGCAAATCCCGGGTAAGCAGGTCTTTAGCATTGTTTCAGCTTTTACAAGGAGGCCACCACCCGAACCTCTACGACGAAAGTGAACTTGTAGTCAAACAATGTTAAGAGTATATATCATCTGACAGGGcgcgtagccgccgccgccctcggccCCGCCCCCCCGCGGTCGCCGCCGTCGGCCATGGCCCCGCCCCGCTGTGGCCGCCGCCCTTGGCCCTGCCCCGCCGTGGCCGCCACCCCCGGCCCCGCCCTGCCGCCACCGGACCTAGGTCCCATGGTGGCTGGCGATGTTGCCATGCGCGCCACACTGGCGTGCTATGGCCCTGTTGCGGCCTCGTCCGCCCTCACACAACGAGAACCTCGTGTCCCCGTCAGTCCCATTGGAGCTCAGACCGGTAAGGAAACCATGTGCTGCTCCAAGTTCAAACGACGGCAGGAATCCGGCAAGGGTTGCGATGGGAAGACATGCGTTTGTGTAAGGCCAGCGATCTGCGCCGGTGCaccggcccaactgttgggccggtCGAGGCCCAGCCGTCTGATGTAGTTTGCGTTGACCATCAGATCCACACGCATACCTGGACTGAAGCAACCGTTGCAACAAAAAGTAACAGTTTTGTTGCGACAGTGTACGAACAGCCACAACAAGGAAAACAGGGGAGCTGGATCCCCCCGCGTCTGCCCGTCCCTGATCCGCGGTGGCGGCTAGATCCGCCTGTTATTCGTTCCCCACGGCCGAATCACGTCGAGGAGGGGCTCCCCCACCTATCAAGCCGCCTTGGGATTTCTTCAATCATGTCTTACATACGTCATGACCTCCTTGGCGCCATGTATTTGGGCTCGAGCTCTGCTGCCATTCATGGCCGGAGTCCCTTGAGGCGGCAAGGCCCTGGTGGTAGTGGACCGGTGCTGCAACGGTACTACAACCCTGATGTGGTCTTCCAAGATGCAGCACGACATGGCCGGGATGAAATTGATCTGGTATGAATTCCAACTGCAAATCCTAGATCCTTttgttcacaaaaaaaatgttgcaACCTTTGATTTCAATTGATGAGCGTGAGATTAAAAAGAGATGTTCTGAACATACTTGTGTTTGATATTTGTGTAATGTTTCTGAGATGTTGTCAATTAATGCTAGCATCTTCCCGCTGTCTGCTAGTAAAATGTTACAAGTATGTGTTGTACTTGCTACATGTTACTTCCTGGATGTTGCATGCTACATCCTAAAATGTTGCATGCAGGAATTGTTTTGCGTGTTTTTTCATGCAGCAAAAAATATGACTTGGGTGCTGATTTTGTTGCAGAATGTTGTTGTTGAGCCATCAATTTTCCTTGATGATGATATGCAAAATGTTGCgcacgaagaagaagatgatggcatTGATCTGAATGATACTCCGCGAAATGATAGTGACAATTCGTTGCAACTGAACACGAATGGTGTAGCTCCAAATCATGGCAATGCCCGTGTGGCTAGTGACAATGCCAATGGAAATGCTGCAACACTTGTTGATGAACCAGATGAAGATATATCATCACAGCTAGTTGTCCcttttgttggaatggtttttgaCAATGCTGAAGAAGCTCAGCGTGTTTACAATGAATATGCGTCGAAGATGGGCTTTGGAACTCACATTGTGACATCAAAGCATAGTAGGAAAAATAGCTCGGAGCAGAAGCACCTTCTAATCTATAGAGTTTTTGAGTGCATACACTCACGGAAAAATCCTTCGAAGAATGTTGGTGGTAGCATTTCTGACGGGGCTGCAACAAATCAGTGTGATGATGTTGATATGAGCTATGCTAGTAACAAAAAATTTCCAAGCAAACAAGCTAGCATCTATATGGATGTGAGCGAGAAGAGGCGAAGAAACTGGTTGGAGCGGTATGATTGCAAGGCTCGTATGGGTGTTAACCTCAAAGACGGTAGCTGGGTTGTGACAGTTTTTGATGCCGATCACACACACCAGCTGATGTTGCAAAGGGGGCGTAGGTGATTTTGCCACTCTCACAGAAATATCCCGGATGCAGACATGCAGTACATCACTTCGCTGCACTATCGCAACATGTCAACGACTAATATGATGGGCTTGCTTGGAGATGCACGATGTTGCGATCCAAGGAGTTTGCcgtatgtgttggggatataactactgagtgtaaaccgccataggaggggccggttcaccctcaactatattgaagcccatgaagattctTAAGATGGtattttactatgaagcttagaggcccggagcccgaaggcggattagggcccatagtggtaaaccgccatagtcatgtaacttgtgttgtaagataaggaagggagagatcgagccgaacacttgtatgagtcggcctcgggactctgtaaaccagccgggcgtcaacccgtgtatataaggggacgacccgacagcagttcagggacaagaaacacaactcaatagccaggcatagcttgtttagctccctggttagcgagaccccaacaatcccatcacaactagacgtaggcctttaccttcatcgaaggggccaaactagtataaaatccctcatgtcctttgtccagtttaacccctttaagctaacccgtcgcgatggctccacaactaagtccttacacgaggacatctgacatgatatttccacgacagttggcgcccaccgtggggctatcgcacgatggtttcgagttcttgaagggcagctttgaaggactcaaaggatacgctgtgggccggatgaccaagagtcgtcgcggcaagctctacatcgatgatgcaggttggggccccgaggctggctcaatcgagtacgggtaccgggtccccttcggcggaattcacgtcttcatcggcaagatcggcggaccgggccctgagccggacacctgcaccgaccttgtcgaaacggctcagcgtgcaagtcccgcCCAGATTCAGCCTgccgtgaagcgtgcgttcgtgggatgtgtccacgggatcggatctgaaccggtgtctgagggtGAGACGGTCGCTTATTCCGACGGAGAATCATCCACTGGTGAAACCAAATCCCTGTACCAAGTCCAGGATGGCGCgtttgaagggtattccgatggcaccagtattccggaatttcttgaaccgccGAACCACGTCGGAaatttcatggccggaacacagccaacCTTGCAAAACTCTACTGCGGCGGCGTCTGGACCGGAAGCAGGGGAAGGAGGCTCcacgcgccggccggctcaagttctctccggtttgatggatgcctgggcgaccttgttgaCTACGGCAGTAACACCGGTGACAcaggatcagcacaatgcagaTGTGGCATGTCTAAAGGATCAGATAACACAAGCCAAGGAGGACTTAGTAGCtaaggaaaccaggatggctgaggaacgggccgctttagatgcccaggcgcaAAGGATTCAAGCTGAGAATTATTGacttttgatggatcagaacgcttcaaatcaAGTATTCAGGAGGAGACATCAATCTCGCTTGCCGGCGGATTACAACGCAATGAATCTCTTTGAAACGCCAGGTGCAGGAACTAGCAACCCGCCAGTAGTAAACCGGAATACCGATCCAAGAACCGGAGCACCGGAGCAgcctcaggtgatgggtccacctcgaCGCATGGATAACACGCCGCCATACACCAcacccccgccgggtcacttctctacccctttggataatatgatagcGGCTGCATCCCGGTTGGCAGCTATTCCGATAGGAGGTGAATCGCCGGCGGCGGTcgagacacggcgggccagggatcttcttcaaacagctctgaCACAACAGCAAGCTTACTCGTATAGCCGAGACAGGGTTCATTCCACTCCACGTCcaagcaaaagctatagcaggcatatagatgaaccggaAGTGTCCAGCAGTGCGAGGCGCCGCATTATCCCTcaagggcctaatccggcgcgtggtgatgtgaacgctcaggacgtggtggacaatggtagagcacgaagggaggccgctttagcagcacaacatatgggtcgttatcaacccgccccgatTTAGCCAGCAGCGTCAGTGGACTGGGGCACCGGGCTCGCTTTCAGTTCTTGGGGAGTGTCGTGTCTTATTCCGGCGCTCCGTAATGTGCgcctgcctaaggacttcaagggcccgcgtAAAGTTCCAAATTACACCACTAATCAACCACCCGAGgcgtgggtggaaagttatgagatggctatggagatgctggatgtggacgaagcagcttgtgcaaagtacttcacgatgatgttggaaggaacaacccgTACATGGTTGAAGAATCTACCAGCTAACTCTATCGAGTCATGGggccagttgaaggcccggtttatagccaatttcaaggacacatgtaaacagcctatgtccattgtggatcttgatgcttgtgttcaaggggagaacgagtcaacaactcattgggtgtgccgggtttcagaagtcttgCATTCATCGCACCGTATTAATGCTGGCTCGGCAATCATCACCTTGGAgcataattgccggtttaagtcgctgAAGATGAAGTTAGGACGGCTCAagtgccactgcaatgacatgggcacccttatggccgccttggtcaagtatgccgattctgataataccaaggatcccaattctgatgaggagaaaccggagaagggaaagaagaacggcggtgcaaagggacagcagcacaaccaaggaggccatgggaataacggtaagcgtaaagcagattcagattttgtagctaatgctaatgtgcagcgtcgtaagggtaaaccgccccagtgcggcggcggaatgaatctggagcgtttgttgaatcagccctgcccaaagcatgggaccaaggaggttcctgcaacgcatctctggaaagattgtcacattatgaaggagttcaaaaactctgatcttttccggtatgatcagggtccatcgggcggttcaggtccaggttttcatggtggcggcggttcaaactctggatttcagaataatcagggcaaccagaacaaccaaggtggtaataatcagcagagtaatcaaggaaatcagcagcagtcgggttaccaaagtcacccaaagcaattgaatggtgggcagtaccacgtgttcaccactagtttgtgtaagcgtgaccagaaacttcacaagagggctgttaatgctgttgaaccggcagtaccacgttatctgcggtggtccgaacaacctattgtatggagcagggaggatcatccgccccgggttgacaacccgggtcacctggctttgttggtggcacctcaggtgggaggttataagttcaccaaggtactcatggatggaggaagcagtattaacattcTGTATtacgagaccttccgtcgcatggggttgacagacaagagtcttaaaccgtccaacactgttttccatggtgtggtaccaggtaaatcggcatatcctattggtaagatcgctttggaagttgtgtctggtgatgaacatgattcccggtctgagacattgacctttcaagtggtgaggatccagagcccgttccacgcactgtttgggcgaccggcttatgcaaagttcatggcgaggccttgttatatttacttgcagctcaagatgccgggtcgtAAAGGGACCATTATAGTTCACGAAagtcgtaaaatcgctttggattgcgaggaaggtgatgcggcctatgctgagtcggtttgtgctacagaggagctgaagttttataaggaaaatgttgatctggcagacatgacccctctgaagaatcCCACCACTGAGAATGACCCAACCctgcatttcaaaccggctgatgagactaaacttgttgactttgttcctggcaattcgtccaagcaatttagcatcagcacaaatttggatccgaaataggaaagcgcgctcatcgagttcatccgtgagaaccgggacatttttgcatggaagccttctgacatgccaggtgtaccgagggaactcgctgatcacactctcaatattgatcccaagtttaaaccggtcaagaaatttcttcgtcgctttaacaaggaaagacgcaaggcaattggtgaagaggtagtccggctgttggctgctaggtttatcgttgaagtgtttcaccctgagtggttggctaatccggtgcttgttcttaagaaaaacgacacttggcgcatgtgt is from Triticum aestivum cultivar Chinese Spring chromosome 1B, IWGSC CS RefSeq v2.1, whole genome shotgun sequence and encodes:
- the LOC123107759 gene encoding disease resistance protein RPM1 isoform X1 → MAELIAISLSAKVAAALLRTGRSTAVFLASFVSIRSGIAAAACDLDLLRAFLRFADSHRGTNELVDAWVNQVRHVGFELEDVTDEYTFLSSVGFVRACADVAARFALLRRLRKARERLRALSAVKEQLGIRPTEASASSSAPAAAAICRNISEAAHFVVEGEIVGFAEHTRLLMKWLTGDANPRRIIVAVCGMGGVGKTTLATNVYKKIAANCNFDCTAWVTVSKNFTTEDLIRRIIKELHRGVRDSALGDTQEMDYRSLVEALRGHLAHKRYFLLLDDVWNADAWFQLRSALLDSETGSRVVITTRNQEVAALASDNRTIMLQPLPEHEAWSLFCSTTFREDANQECAYHLQNWALKILQKCCGLPLAIISVGNLLLLKEKTEFAWKNVHDSLVWDEKDDHGIGHVASVLNFSIDDLPYRLKRCFLYCSVYPEDFFIKRKILIREWIAQGLIVETGHGTMEEVADGYVNELVQRNLLLVKLKNEFGRAKRLHIHDLIREIAAYRSKEDGFFQLSTSARVDLKQKIRYLTLYQCQSDHQSTPNMPSLRSFYVLRSDLDVALFSRFRLLTVLNLWYVKGSKLPSAVANLRNLRYLGVRSTYIEELPKELGRLRDLQTLDAKWSSIKVLPSSITKLKNLRHLILFTRGTTDFMEPEPGTAVSLPDGLENLKCLQTLKYVQADQKVIKSLESLEQMRSLELFGVDQRILIDLPSALSKMSCLLRLGITNSDANVTLDLEPFSPAPVKLKTLNLTGKLARGKLPSWFGSLTNLIHLHLRSSELGEDSIVLLSSLPRLLHLSLINACNERSLTFVAGCFPVLRQLNLQGLPNLTSIEFQKDSLADLHLLTLGLCLELTEIPRSIENLIHLENVELFQMPSKFIEKIPYGKGHGANHRDDQRITVVKNFFWHNARLLEQKIYINLSNVQESFKTDAVTLPVGSVNSSKFHKWL
- the LOC123107759 gene encoding disease resistance protein RPM1 isoform X2, translated to MAELIAISLSAKVAAALLRTGRSTAVFLASFVSIRSGIAAAACDLDLLRAFLRFADSHRGTNELVDAWVNQVRHVGFELEDVTDEYTFLSSVGFVRACADVAARFALLRRLRKARERLRALSAVKEQLGIRPTEASASSSAPAAAAICRNISEAAHFVVEGEIVGFAEHTRLLMKWLTGDANPRRIIVAVCGMGGVGKTTLATNVYKKIAANCNFDCTAWVTVSKNFTTEDLIRRIIKELHRGVRDSALGDTQEMDYRSLVEALRGHLAHKRYFLLLDDVWNADAWFQLRSALLDSETGSRVVITTRNQEVAALASDNRTIMLQPLPEHEAWSLFCSTTFREDANQECAYHLQNWALKILQKCCGLPLAIISVGNLLLLKEKTEFAWKNVHDSLVWDEKDDHGIGHVASVLNFSIDDLPYRLKRCFLYCSVYPEDFFIKRKILIREWIAQGLIVETGHGTMEEVADGYVNELVQRNLLLVKLKNEFGRAKRLHIHDLIREIAAYRSKEDGFFQLSTSARVDLKQKIRYLTLYQCQSDHQSTPNMPSLRSFYVLRSDLDVALFSRFRLLTVLNLWYVKGSKLPSAVANLRNLRYLGVRSTYIEELPKELGRLRDLQTLDAKWSSIKVLPSSITKLKNLRHLILFTRGTTDFMEPEPGTAVSLPDGLENLKCLQTLKYVQADQKVIKSLESLEQMRSLELFGVDQRILIDLPSALSKMSCLLRLGITNSDANVTLDLEPFSPAPVKLKTLNLTGKLARGCYTLVSSTHATRGA